TAACCACCGCCATAATTGCGGCCATCTCTTTTAATGTATGTGACTTGATATTTTTCCCATCAATTATAACATTACCTGAAATCGGTTTTAAAAAACCTGAGATCGTCTTAAAAAGAGTACTTTTTCCGGTACCATTTGGACCGCAAACGGAAATTATCTCACCAGCATTTATATCAAGATCAATATCTTCAATAATCCTTTTATTACCATATCCACTGCAAATTTTTTCAAGTTTTAGAGATACTCCTTTCATACTTTTAAAAGTCTCCCTCTTGAATAGCATCAATAGTATATAAAACTAAATATCCTGAAAATAGATTTTCTTCTGTTTTTATATACTCTTTATCTATGCACATTAAAACTACCATAATTAAAAAAAGAATTGGTATATAAATTTTGGTCCTATACCTGTTTCTAATTCATATAATAAACTATGATCTTTATAAGCTTGAATTTTATTATAATCGTAAAGTGGAACAAATAAAGTTTCTCCCCAAATAAATAAATCTTCAATTCTTGAATCGGTGATCATTACAGGATTTTCACTACCATTAATTATCTCTAAAGTAGAGGAGTTATATTTTAGCACTGAATTTTGAATGTTATTTTCTGAATCTAATTTAGTTTCAACCAAATAATAATAACCAGCTAAATCCTTTCTTAAACAGCTAATTTGATTATCAAAGTTCAAAGTTTCAATTATGTTCATTTCATAACTACTAGTAACATCAAGTATGACTATCTTCCCTTTAATATCATCATTGTTACCACTACAAAGTACATGTAAGCGACCATTACTATCAAAACACATACTAGTTACATTTACACCAACATCAATAGATCCTTTAATTTCATCACTATAAGTATCGATTTTTAAGATTGACTCAATCCCATAAGTATCATCCTCAATGGAATAATTATTTCTATTTACGTAAAGATAGTTATCTTTTACAGCAATCTGATCAGCTCCACAAGAACCTTCTTCAGGATAAGGAATTGTTGCAATATGGACTTGAGAATTATCTGATATTCTGTAAACATCAATTCCAGTTCCATAAATTGATGTGACGTAAAGTTTATCATATACTTTTTCAACATTCATAGGAAAAATACCTTCAGGAAGATTTATTATCCTATTGATAGTAAAATTTTTATTATCGTAAAACATAATTTTAGAACTGTCTCTGTCTACCAAACATACAGATGGATAAACTATAGATACACTTGTAGGATATTTACATGTTGTCTGGATATTGTTTTTTACCTCTTCTCCATGAACAGTCGATATTGTTGCAAAATTATCTCCAGCATTTACTACAAAATAGTCATATGCTTTTTTTTCACCATCTTCTCCTCCTGAAATCAAACAAGACATAAAAAACAACGTACAGAGCATTGACAACACAAAAATACTCTTCCTCATAGCAAATCTCCTTTTATTTAACACAATATACTTCTCTACCATATCCACTGCAAATTTTTTCAAGTTTTAGAGATACTCCTTTCATACTTTGAAACCTCCCTTTCCAATGGCTACAATGAACATCGTACCACCAATAATACCAGTAATTACACCTACAGGAAGTTCCAGAGGAGCTATAATTGTTCTGGCAATTGTATCAGAAAATACTAGAAATGCTGCTCCAGCAAAAAAGGACGAAAAAAGTAGGAATCGATGATCTTTTCCTACGAAAAATCTCATAGTGTGAGGAATGACAAGTCCTACAAATCCAATAATTCCCGCAGAACTTACCGCAATACCAGTAAGTAATGATGAAGTTATGAAGATCATTTTTTTATAGAATGTAATATTAAAACCAAGGTAAAAAGCTTCCTCTTCACCAATGAGTAGAGCATTTAATAGCCTGGTAAAAGCAAATGAGACTATCAGAACCACAAAAGAGAAAATTAGTATAGCTATACTGGTATTCATATTTGTTGTATCTAAAGAACCCATTATCCAAAAAACAATTCCTTGAATATCATCAGACGAAGATAAAGCCATAATTAGCATTACGGCAGAAGATGAGATAAAACTCACCATAACACCAGCTAAAAGCATATTCGAAGTTTGAAGTTTACCTTTTCCAGAGCTTATCAAATAAACTGCAACAGCTGTCAATAATGCTCCTGTAAAACCTCCAATTGAGAGAATTGTACTACCCAAAATGCTTTTCCATCCGAAAGCTACAACTACAGCTACTCCTAGAGATGCTCCACCAGATATTCCTAAAGTATAAGGTTCAGCAAGTTCATTTCTAAACATACCCTGAAGCAATACACCTGCTAAACTTAAAGCTCCACCAATGCCGTAACCTAAAATTATTCGAGGTAATCTTATCTTGAGCATAATCATCGATGACGTAGTAGAGTTGCCGTTCAAAATATCACTAAAAGCTGTGAAAGGGTTGAAGTCAGCAGATCCTATTCCTAGTGAAAATACTGAAACTACTATTGATAGTATTATCAGGGAAAGTATAAACCACAATCTATTTTTTTTGCTTAAAGGCATAAGTCTCAACTATTTATGAATTAATTGCTTTAATTGTCTAACTGCTTCGGGATATTGCTTAAGTGTCGGACTGCAAAACAGATCCTGATCAACTATGTAAACGCTTTTACTTTCCACAGCTTTCATTGTAGATATAATATTCCACTGATTTTTTTCCTCTTCACCTAAGCCACCCATTGTAGTAATTACGATCACATCAGGATTTTTTTCGATAACTTTCTCTCTTGAATAAATACCAACTCCACTATCTAAAGCTACATTTACTCCACCAGCAAAATTTATCATATCGTTTATAAAATTATTGTCAGAGATTGTAAATACAGGTGAAGTTCCTATTTGGAAAAAAACCTTTACCTTATCAGACGAATTTTCAATTATATTTTGTAAAGCAAGATCTGTGTCATTAACAATCTTCTCCGCATTTGACAGAGTCCCTGTTAATTCTCCAATCTGTTTAAGGTTTGACTTCATCTCTTCATAACTTTTTGCGGTATATATTCTAATTGTTTTAATCCCAATTCCTTCTAGTTTCTCAATTAAAGACGGTTCCGTAAGCCCCGTAGCTAAAACCAGATCAGGAGTCAATGCTACAATTGTTTCAATGCTTGACTTTACTACTGAACCGACTTTAGTGATAGTTTTACTTTCAGCTTCTGGACAATATTCTGTAATTCCAACAACTTTATCGGTTAGTCCAAGCATGTATAAATTTTTTGTTACCAGTGGTCCAAGGGATACTATCCTTTGAGGATTGTCTGAAAATAGTAGAGATGTTATCGTAAGTAATAATATTATAAACTTCATATTCTCTCCAAAAGTTTAGTCTAATTTCTGACTATATGTCAAATTCTGCAAGTTAATTTTCCAAAGTAAACTAATAATGAAGATAATTTAACTATTTTAGCTTTATTTCTAAAAAACTATAATCTCCATTACGTAAAATCTCACCAAACTCTAAATCAAGTGGTTTAGAAAAGTAAGGAGTATTAGTGACTATAGTATGGTACTCACCAAATTCCCCACACTCATCACTTCCAGCTTTTTTCAATTCTTTGAAAACCTCAGCAGATAATTTTTTGCCAAGAAAATCTTCAGGTAATTTTCTCCTGTCTAAAGCAATTATGACAGCTTCATATTTTTCATTTACAAATTCTTTAGTAAGTGTTTCTCTTGTTTCATTAAAAAGTGGAAGCACAGCAGATGTACCAGCTTTTCCACAAATCATATCTTCCCACTCTTTATGCTCAATAAGATCAATATCACCGAAAACGCCAAGAATTCCTTCATCTACTTTATTCTCTTTAAGAAGATGTAAAAACTTCTCTTCATAAGTTTCCCATTTACTTTCTGAATAAACAAGTTTAATAGATGCTAGTTCTGCTTGCTTCTTTAAAACATCAATTGGGATATGATGAGATCTTGTATGTGAAGAATCCTCACTCATCATAGTAAGCAAAAACTCTGGTTTCATACCAAGGTTTATTGCCCTACCAAGAGCCATTGCACTGTCTTTTCCACCACTCCATGAGCAGAAAATTTTTTTCATAAATGATCCTTTTAAAATATTAAAAAAAGGCAGACAAGCTGCCTTATTCTAGAAACCTAATAACTTTGATGGACCATTTCCCGTATCAACTTCTTTTATTAAATTATCTTCTTCATCAAAAATTGAAATTTTATTCTCATCGAACTTTGGTACATACAATCTCTTGTTGTAAAATAACAAATCCATTACACCAGATGTTGTAGTCATGATTGGATTTTGCTCATTATTTATGAAGCTCATATCTGAAGCTATATATTTGTAAATTTCAGAAATAGCAGAGTTAGCTATTAAATCATAATCAGTTTTTGCTGTGTAGATATTTCCATAACTATCTTTTGCAAGGCAGCTAATTTGAAAGTTGAAACTAAGAGTGTCAAGAACGGTCAAATTTTCAACATCTACTTTTAATATATTTCCATCAATGTCAGCATAATCACCACCGCAAAGAACATGGAGATTACCTTCGTTATCAAAAAGCAATTCACCGACATTTACTCCAACCTCAACATCACCAATAATAGTGTCATTAGATGAGTCAATTTTAATTATTGTCTCGTTATCATAAGTTGAATTCCAATTAGCATCGAAGTAATAATTGTTTAAGTTCACATAAACATAATCATCTTTAGCGATAATTGCATCCGCACCATTTGAGACTTCTGCTGGATAAGTAATAGTTGAAATGTAAGAAAAATCTGAAATACTATAAACTTCAACACCAGTACCAAAAAGTGAAGTAACATAGATTTTACCATTTACGATTGCTGCACACATTGGATTTATTCCTTCATCAAGCTGTATAGCTCCAATCGGATCTAAAGATTCTTTGTTATAAACCCTTATATCTGAAGTTCCACTGTTTACTACATAAATTCTGTTTTCAAATGAAAGTGCATCATTTGCCCATCTTCCAACTGATTGAACATCATTAGTAATTTCATCATCTGTAATAGTAGAAATTGTACCGAAATCACCACCGCTATTTATGAGTAATACGTCGTAAGGTCTTACTTCATCCTTATCATCATCGCTGTCACAGGAAACAAACAGCATTAAACTAAGTAGCATCAAAGCTAACAAACATTTCTTCATGATCACTCCTAAAATTTATAAATTATTCCACTTTCAATACTTCGTCCGGGCATCGGATAGCCGTAAACAGTTTGATATTGTTCATCAAATAGGTTATTGCACTTAATAAAACAGGAAAATTCCGAATTTTCTACTAATTTATATGTATAGCTTAATTTAACATCATGTATTTCAAACGGATCCATCGGAAACATATTACTTGTTGTAACATAAGTTTTTCCAGTAAGAGTATATTTATAGTCAAAGCTTAATGATTTGATATTTAGATTAAACCCAGCTCCAAAAGTATCCACAGGTTTGTAAATAATGTGTTTTCCGTTTGTGGCATTGTTGTCGGTTTTAGTTTCAGTATCAAGAGTATTGTAGAAAAAATTGACCTTTAAATCATCATTGAAAAAGAAAAATTCAGCTGATGATTCTATTCCTTTGATTTCTCCACCGTTTAAATTTTCCGGAGTGTAAGTTCCGTCAGATTTTTTTGTCCAGATAATCAAATTATCGAGGTCTTTATCAAATATTTCGAAAGAAAATCTACTGTGTAGATATTTATTCAGTGTTAAGTAAATACCGGTTTCCTTCGAAAAACCAAACTCTGGTTTTAAATCAGGATTACCAGCTGTGGATGAATTATTGACCCAAAATAAACTTGAAAATGAAGGTAATCTATAAGTAGTTTCTGCTTTAGTTTTCGAAGTAATTGTCAGAAGCTCATTTTTGTATTCGTAAATTAATCCAGAAGTATAGTAAGGGTCAATTTTTTTCCTTGTAGAGATATATTCTCCTCGTAATCCTCCAAATAGTTTGAATGACTGATTATCATCCCAGTAACTTATAACTTTCTTTTCCCCTTGAATAAAAACAGAAATATTATCTCTCTTATGAAATCCATCGAGATTCTTGGAATCTACAGCATCTCTATTGAAAGAGATTCCTGAAAATGTTTCAATAAAATTCTTGTAATCTAGATTAATCTTAGCACCAAATGATGAGTAATAATCAGTGTAATCTGCATTAAACACGGTCACTTTTTCGTCTATTAGAATGTCTTTTTCTGAGTAGGAGCCATTTATTTCAGACTTAAAATTTAAATTATCATTTTCTATGTAAACATTTTTTATAGAGCTGATTACTTCTTTCGATTCTATATATGAATTGTAATAAAGTTTACCAATAAAACCTGGCATTCCAGTGTGCTTTTTATTCAAAGTCATCAATAATTCTGGTTTGGACTTCATTTGGTGTAAAGATAATTTTGTAAATAGATTGTAGCTTTTAAATTCTGCATTTTTTCTAATTTTTGAGATATTTGGATTGTTTATATAAAGTATTTCATTAGCTTTGGCAGCATCAATATAGCTCCATCTATTTAGATCAGATGAAAAACTACCGTTTACGATAAGACCGTAATTATCGTTACCTGTTGATAGTGAAACTGATGTAGAATGATTGTCAAATTTTTCGCCATCTGAATTGTCTCTATCACTAAAGTATCCTTTATTAGTATATTTAACTTCACAAATAGTTTCAGAATAGTTCTTACGTGTAATAATATTGATTATTCCACCAATTGCTTGAGACGACAGTTTTAGATCACCGCCTTTATAAACTTCTACTCTTTCAATTATTTCTGAAGGAATTGATCTAAGATCCACTGATCCATCCATAGCGGAATTAAGAACCACACCATCAAGTAAAACTGTGACCTGTTTTGATTCAGCTCCTCGGATAGATATTTTACTGCTAACTCCATTTGAGTTGTCAATTACAACAGAAGAACCAACCTTAAGAATATCTTGCAAATTTGAAGATTTTGTTTGATCAATTTCTCTTCTACTGATAACCGATTTTACACCACTCTCAGATTTGTCTACAATAAAAGATATTTCAGGCATAACAAGATCTTTTTCCACAAGAGTAATATTAAAATCAAGAATATCTTTAGCTCCTGATTCAAACTCAATCTCCTTTTCTTCAAAGGCTACATGAGAGAATTTTAAAATGAATTTACCATCCTCTAATCGACCAAAATAAAATTCACCTGAACTATTCGTACTATTTCCCATAGTTGTAGGATAAATTAAAATATTTACGTTTGATATTGGATTACCAAACTCATCTGCTACAGTACCTACAATTCTAGAACCTGCAAACAAAGAATTTACGATTAAAAGTATGATTAGATAGTTATTTCGGACATTGTGTGATAAGCTTTTCATTATCAACCTTTATCTTATTTCACCCGCGTGAATCCAAAGGCGTTGAGACCTCTGGCATCATCTGATTAAAGATCCGGCTTTACGGTTGCGGGGCAGCTTCTGACTTTCACAGAATTCCATAACCAGCGATGGATATATTGTTACATTTTGTAACAACCGGTGGCAAGATACATGGTTAATATGATTTTGTCAATTAAAGAGATTACCAATTGCTTGTTTGAGCTAGAACTTGTATTCCTTTGTCATCTTTACAGTAGTGATCCGACTACATGTTCTATACTTAGGGATAGGTCGATCAGTTTTAGAAGAAACTCTTCTTCTCTTCAAAAACTAACCCCCAGAAATATCTTGCACTTTATCATTGCGTAGCAAGATAATCTCTGAAGCTGGTTCAAAATGATGCATGTTTAGCAGTTGAATGGTAAAACGACTTGTGTCTTATCTAAAAACTTTCTAGATCTTGATCTCTGCCTTTTTGAAATAAGTAGTTTAAGGAACAAAGACTAAGAAAGAAATGAGACTAGATAAAGCCAGGGGATTTGACTGAGTATAATTTTAAGACGATGAGGTACGATGTTTATCAATAGCCAGAAACCTTTTAGAAAAGTTCAGCACTTTCTCTTCATTAACTAAACGATAAAAACAAATATCTTCCTTTTTTATCATAATCTATAAGTTCTATTTTTAAGAATCCTATTGAGAAAAAAAAAATCAAAATTCTATGCTTTTCATAAATGCTTAACTAAACAAACATCAGATGATCAGTTAGCATCATCTTCATTCCTTGCCTTTCAAACTGGAGTACTAGCTAAATCAAACCAAATCCACTTTACCGAAGAGCAAACGAAATTGGCTTAGTTTTCGTTGCTATACAATTTCATCCGTTGTCATCTCTACTGAAACAGAGTCAACAAATCTAAGTGCAGAAGGTTTATCAATTTCAACTCTGGCAAACTTAACTTTTTTGTCATCATGAATAAGCTTAAGAACTTTCATGCATAAATTTTCTATCAAATGACAATTTGAACTTTCTACAAAATCGATAACTCTAAGTTTCAGTTCTTTATAGTTCAATGCGTCGTTAATGTTATCAGTTTCAGCAGGTAGTGAAGCATCATAATCCACAGTAATATTTAAAATTATATCCTGCTTAAGCTCTCTTTCCCAACCCATACAGCCAAGAATTGTTCTTATTCTTAAATTTTTCAATCTTACAGTAGCCATAAAACACCTCTATTTTATATTTTCACCACCATCTACAAAAATTATTTGTCCTGTTATAAAATCATTATCCAGTAAAAAATCTAATGTTTTTAAAATATTAATCGGATATCCTCTTTTTTTCAGAGGGACATTATTTATCAATCTATTTAAGTACTCCTCATCTTTTCCTTCTGGGGGAAGGATAACACCAGGAGCAATACCGTTTACTCTGATATGTGGTGCTAATTCAAGAGCAGCCATTCTGGTAAATTCACCAAAAACTTTTTTAGAAAGAGAATAGGATGAATATACATGATGAGAAAAAGCTATTTTTGTATCTAAAATATTAATAATATTTCCAGAAGAAACTTTCTTTGCAAACTCTTTTGATAAAAAATATGGCGATGTAAAATTGATATTAAAATTTTGTTCAAATTGTTCATAATCTGTATTCAAAAGAGGATTTCTAAGAAAAACAGATGCAGAATTTATCAAGATCGATAGATCTGGGAATCTTTTAGAAACACTATCTATCAGTTCAGCACTGTTTTTATATTCCAATAAATCACTTTTAAAAATATCAGAATCAACACCAAAATCTTTACAGGATAACATCACCTTTTCGGCATCATATTTAGAATTATTGTAGTGTATGGCAATATTCCAGCCTTGTTTTGCTAAGAATAAAGCCATCTCTTTACCTAGACGTTTAGCCGCTCCGGTTATCAATGCAGTTGCCATATTATCTACCTTATCAAACTCATAAATTCAGCTCTAGTTTCACTTTCGTTTCTGAAAGAACCCAACATACATGATGTCTTCATATAAGAGTTTTGCTTTTCTACACCTCTCATCATCATACACAGATGATGTGCTTCAATAACTACACCAACACCTTCCGCATCAGTATATTTTAATATTGCTTCAGCTATTTCTCTTGTTAAGTTTTCTTGAATCTGTAATCTTCTGGCAAAAACATCTACAATTCTGGCAATTTTGGAAAGACCTATTACTTTGCCAGTTGGAATATAACCAACATGACATTTTCCATAAAAAGGTAGCAAATGATGCTCACATAATGAATAAAGTTCAATATCTTTTACAATAACCATATCATCATTATCTGATTCAAAAATCGCTCCGTTGACAACTTCATCAAGATTTTGAGAATATCCTCTTGTAATGTAAGCAAATGCTTTAGCTGCTCTTTCAGGAGTTTTTACCAAACCATCTCTTGTAAG
This window of the Candidatus Delongbacteria bacterium genome carries:
- a CDS encoding iron ABC transporter permease, encoding MPLSKKNRLWFILSLIILSIVVSVFSLGIGSADFNPFTAFSDILNGNSTTSSMIMLKIRLPRIILGYGIGGALSLAGVLLQGMFRNELAEPYTLGISGGASLGVAVVVAFGWKSILGSTILSIGGFTGALLTAVAVYLISSGKGKLQTSNMLLAGVMVSFISSSAVMLIMALSSSDDIQGIVFWIMGSLDTTNMNTSIAILIFSFVVLIVSFAFTRLLNALLIGEEEAFYLGFNITFYKKMIFITSSLLTGIAVSSAGIIGFVGLVIPHTMRFFVGKDHRFLLFSSFFAGAAFLVFSDTIARTIIAPLELPVGVITGIIGGTMFIVAIGKGGFKV
- a CDS encoding FolB domain-containing protein — protein: MATVRLKNLRIRTILGCMGWERELKQDIILNITVDYDASLPAETDNINDALNYKELKLRVIDFVESSNCHLIENLCMKVLKLIHDDKKVKFARVEIDKPSALRFVDSVSVEMTTDEIV
- a CDS encoding diphthine--ammonia ligase → MKKIFCSWSGGKDSAMALGRAINLGMKPEFLLTMMSEDSSHTRSHHIPIDVLKKQAELASIKLVYSESKWETYEEKFLHLLKENKVDEGILGVFGDIDLIEHKEWEDMICGKAGTSAVLPLFNETRETLTKEFVNEKYEAVIIALDRRKLPEDFLGKKLSAEVFKELKKAGSDECGEFGEYHTIVTNTPYFSKPLDLEFGEILRNGDYSFLEIKLK
- a CDS encoding TonB-dependent receptor plug domain-containing protein, translating into MKSLSHNVRNNYLIILLIVNSLFAGSRIVGTVADEFGNPISNVNILIYPTTMGNSTNSSGEFYFGRLEDGKFILKFSHVAFEEKEIEFESGAKDILDFNITLVEKDLVMPEISFIVDKSESGVKSVISRREIDQTKSSNLQDILKVGSSVVIDNSNGVSSKISIRGAESKQVTVLLDGVVLNSAMDGSVDLRSIPSEIIERVEVYKGGDLKLSSQAIGGIINIITRKNYSETICEVKYTNKGYFSDRDNSDGEKFDNHSTSVSLSTGNDNYGLIVNGSFSSDLNRWSYIDAAKANEILYINNPNISKIRKNAEFKSYNLFTKLSLHQMKSKPELLMTLNKKHTGMPGFIGKLYYNSYIESKEVISSIKNVYIENDNLNFKSEINGSYSEKDILIDEKVTVFNADYTDYYSSFGAKINLDYKNFIETFSGISFNRDAVDSKNLDGFHKRDNISVFIQGEKKVISYWDDNQSFKLFGGLRGEYISTRKKIDPYYTSGLIYEYKNELLTITSKTKAETTYRLPSFSSLFWVNNSSTAGNPDLKPEFGFSKETGIYLTLNKYLHSRFSFEIFDKDLDNLIIWTKKSDGTYTPENLNGGEIKGIESSAEFFFFNDDLKVNFFYNTLDTETKTDNNATNGKHIIYKPVDTFGAGFNLNIKSLSFDYKYTLTGKTYVTTSNMFPMDPFEIHDVKLSYTYKLVENSEFSCFIKCNNLFDEQYQTVYGYPMPGRSIESGIIYKF
- a CDS encoding SDR family oxidoreductase, with amino-acid sequence MATALITGAAKRLGKEMALFLAKQGWNIAIHYNNSKYDAEKVMLSCKDFGVDSDIFKSDLLEYKNSAELIDSVSKRFPDLSILINSASVFLRNPLLNTDYEQFEQNFNINFTSPYFLSKEFAKKVSSGNIINILDTKIAFSHHVYSSYSLSKKVFGEFTRMAALELAPHIRVNGIAPGVILPPEGKDEEYLNRLINNVPLKKRGYPINILKTLDFLLDNDFITGQIIFVDGGENIK
- the folE gene encoding GTP cyclohydrolase I FolE, coding for MEKIKKLTENYASIIETIGEDLTRDGLVKTPERAAKAFAYITRGYSQNLDEVVNGAIFESDNDDMVIVKDIELYSLCEHHLLPFYGKCHVGYIPTGKVIGLSKIARIVDVFARRLQIQENLTREIAEAILKYTDAEGVGVVIEAHHLCMMMRGVEKQNSYMKTSCMLGSFRNESETRAEFMSLIR
- a CDS encoding ABC transporter substrate-binding protein; the protein is MKFIILLLTITSLLFSDNPQRIVSLGPLVTKNLYMLGLTDKVVGITEYCPEAESKTITKVGSVVKSSIETIVALTPDLVLATGLTEPSLIEKLEGIGIKTIRIYTAKSYEEMKSNLKQIGELTGTLSNAEKIVNDTDLALQNIIENSSDKVKVFFQIGTSPVFTISDNNFINDMINFAGGVNVALDSGVGIYSREKVIEKNPDVIVITTMGGLGEEEKNQWNIISTMKAVESKSVYIVDQDLFCSPTLKQYPEAVRQLKQLIHK